From the genome of Acidobacteriota bacterium, one region includes:
- a CDS encoding YjbQ family protein has product MFQEIEVVTTSRTQMVDITNKIQQEVTKSGIKDGVCCLYVPHTTAGITINEHADPSVREDILAKLEELIPRGRGYRHLEGNADAHIKASIVGSSVMVIIEEGRLHLGTWQGVFFCEFDGPRRRRLFIKLLSA; this is encoded by the coding sequence ATGTTTCAGGAGATCGAGGTGGTGACCACCTCCCGCACCCAGATGGTGGATATCACCAATAAGATCCAGCAGGAGGTAACAAAAAGTGGGATCAAGGACGGGGTCTGCTGCCTTTATGTCCCTCATACCACCGCCGGGATAACGATAAACGAGCATGCGGACCCCAGTGTCAGGGAGGATATATTGGCTAAACTTGAGGAGTTAATCCCTCGAGGAAGGGGATACCGCCATCTTGAGGGGAATGCGGATGCCCATATAAAGGCGAGTATAGTCGGTTCTTCGGTAATGGTGATAATCGAGGAAGGAAGGCTTCATCTGGGAACCTGGCAGGGCGTATTCTTCTGCGAGTTTGATGGTCCAAGAAGACGAAGGTTGTTCATCAAACTCCTCTCTGCTTAA
- a CDS encoding Nif3-like dinuclear metal center hexameric protein: protein MRRDELVSYLDDFLHLSEVPDESLNGLQVEGRGEVNRVALAVDASLAAFRQARKEEVDFLIVHHGLFWGKVYPLIGAHYHRIKELIEGGISLYAAHLPLDIHPEVGNNARIAKLLSLSPVRMFGDYHGVLVGVVAETGSPIAREEMAALVNERVGKNPLLLPFGSPEVSRVGIVSGRAPELVEDAVKASCDLFLSGEPSHAHYHLARELGINCIFAGHYATEKWGVLALGERIKERFSLEVLFIDLPTGL from the coding sequence ATGAGACGGGATGAACTTGTCTCCTATCTTGATGATTTTTTGCACCTCTCTGAGGTTCCGGATGAATCGCTTAACGGGCTTCAGGTTGAAGGGAGGGGAGAGGTGAATCGGGTGGCTCTTGCTGTTGATGCCTCCCTTGCCGCCTTTCGCCAGGCGAGGAAGGAGGAAGTGGACTTCCTTATCGTTCATCATGGCCTTTTTTGGGGAAAGGTTTACCCTTTAATTGGAGCTCATTACCACCGGATAAAGGAGTTGATAGAGGGGGGTATCTCTCTATATGCTGCTCACCTTCCCCTTGACATCCATCCTGAGGTGGGGAACAATGCCCGGATCGCTAAGCTTCTTTCCCTTTCGCCCGTTAGGATGTTTGGGGATTATCACGGGGTATTGGTCGGGGTGGTGGCGGAGACAGGATCTCCCATAGCAAGGGAGGAGATGGCTGCTTTGGTGAATGAGAGAGTGGGTAAGAACCCCCTTCTTCTCCCCTTTGGCTCTCCCGAGGTAAGTCGGGTGGGGATAGTAAGTGGTAGGGCGCCTGAGCTGGTAGAGGATGCGGTTAAGGCGAGCTGTGATCTCTTTCTTTCCGGTGAACCGAGCCACGCTCACTACCATTTGGCACGGGAGCTCGGGATAAACTGCATCTTCGCCGGGCATTATGCCACCGAAAAATGGGGGGTTCTTGCTTTGGGTGAGCGGATTAAGGAACGGTTTTCCCTTGAGGTTTTGTTTATCGATCTCCCTACGGGATTATAG